From Streptomyces asiaticus, one genomic window encodes:
- the sucD gene encoding succinate--CoA ligase subunit alpha encodes MAIFLTKDSKVIVQGMTGAEGMKHTRRMLAAGTDVVGGVNPRKAGTRVDIDGRTVPVFGSVREAMDTTGADVSVLFVPPPHAKAAVTEAADARIPLAVVITEGIPVHDAVAFQAYARARATRVIGPNCPGLISPGQSNAGIIPADITKPGRIGLVSKSGTLTYQLMYELRDIGFSTCVGIGGDPVIGTTHIDALAAFEADPETDLIVMIGEIGGDAEERAARYIAGHVTKPVVGYIAGFTAPEGRTMGHAGAIVSGSSGTAAAKKAALEAAGVSVGATPTETAGLVLARLAETPGNLA; translated from the coding sequence ATGGCCATCTTCCTCACCAAGGACAGCAAGGTCATCGTCCAGGGCATGACCGGCGCGGAAGGCATGAAGCACACCCGGCGGATGCTCGCCGCGGGCACCGATGTCGTCGGCGGTGTCAATCCGCGCAAGGCCGGGACCCGGGTCGACATCGACGGCCGTACGGTGCCCGTCTTCGGCTCCGTACGCGAGGCCATGGACACCACCGGCGCCGATGTGAGCGTCCTCTTCGTCCCGCCGCCGCACGCCAAGGCCGCCGTCACCGAGGCCGCCGACGCCCGGATCCCGCTCGCCGTCGTCATCACCGAGGGCATCCCGGTCCACGACGCGGTCGCCTTCCAGGCGTACGCCCGGGCCCGCGCCACCCGGGTCATCGGCCCCAACTGCCCCGGGCTGATCTCCCCGGGCCAGTCCAACGCCGGGATCATCCCCGCCGACATCACCAAACCGGGCCGGATCGGGCTGGTGTCCAAGTCCGGCACCCTCACCTACCAACTGATGTACGAGCTGCGCGACATCGGCTTCTCCACCTGCGTGGGCATCGGCGGCGACCCGGTCATCGGCACCACCCACATCGACGCGCTCGCCGCCTTCGAGGCCGACCCCGAAACCGACCTCATCGTGATGATCGGCGAGATCGGCGGCGACGCGGAGGAGCGGGCCGCGCGGTACATCGCCGGCCACGTCACCAAGCCGGTCGTCGGCTACATCGCGGGCTTCACCGCCCCCGAGGGCAGGACGATGGGCCACGCGGGCGCCATCGTCTCCGGCTCCTCGGGCACCGCGGCGGCCAAGAAGGCGGCGCTGGAGGCGGCGGGCGTGAGCGTCGGAGCGACCCCCACCGAGACCGCCGGGCTGGTATTGGCCCGTCTGGCCGAAACACCCGGCAACCTCGCGTGA
- a CDS encoding aldehyde dehydrogenase family protein, producing MAPTLTLKPGTAWGDAWQRCLAVAPEAFQDDRVLNLWDGTWHRDGRALPATTPVDGTPIAGPPRLDATTAHQAVRASLDQHRRWRHIALPDRRARVSATLDALCEHRELLALLLVWEIGKPWRLAQADVDRAIDGVRWYVDEIDRMVEGRTPLPGPVSNIASWNYPMSVLAHAMLVQALAGNAVIAKTPTDGGLACLTLACALAVREGIPVTLLSGSGGELSEALVRSPEIGCVSFVGGRDTGARVATAVADLGKRHILEQEGLNAWGIWNFTDWDALAPLIRKTFDYGKQRCTAYPRFVVQRSSFDAFLSVYLPAARSIRVGHPLVVENPSDHLPDLDFGPLINAAKAKELADQVSEAIDRGAVPLHRGDLADGHFLPGQDLSAYMAPVTLLNPPSTSPLHHAEPFGPVDTLVLVDTEAELLAAMNASNGALVATLSCDDPATYDRLAPQIRAFKTGHGKPRSRGDRDELFGGFGASWRGAFVGGDLLVRAVTEGPAPERLPGNFPDYHLMPD from the coding sequence ATGGCACCCACCCTCACCCTCAAGCCCGGAACCGCCTGGGGCGACGCCTGGCAGCGCTGCCTGGCCGTCGCCCCCGAGGCGTTCCAGGACGACCGAGTCCTCAACCTCTGGGACGGCACCTGGCACCGCGACGGCCGGGCCCTCCCCGCCACCACCCCCGTGGACGGCACCCCCATCGCGGGCCCGCCACGGCTCGACGCCACCACCGCCCACCAGGCCGTACGCGCCTCCCTCGACCAGCACCGCCGCTGGCGCCACATCGCCCTCCCGGACCGCCGGGCGCGGGTGTCCGCCACCCTCGACGCGCTCTGCGAGCACCGCGAGCTGCTCGCCCTGCTCCTGGTCTGGGAGATCGGCAAGCCGTGGCGGCTGGCCCAGGCCGATGTGGACCGGGCCATCGACGGCGTCCGCTGGTACGTCGACGAGATCGACCGCATGGTCGAGGGCCGCACCCCGCTGCCCGGCCCGGTCTCCAACATCGCCAGCTGGAACTACCCGATGAGCGTCCTCGCCCACGCCATGCTCGTCCAGGCGCTGGCCGGCAACGCCGTCATCGCCAAGACACCCACCGACGGCGGGCTGGCCTGCCTCACCCTCGCCTGCGCGCTCGCCGTCCGCGAGGGCATCCCGGTCACCCTCCTCAGCGGCAGCGGCGGTGAGCTCTCCGAGGCACTGGTCCGCTCGCCCGAGATCGGCTGCGTCTCCTTCGTCGGCGGCCGCGACACCGGCGCCCGGGTCGCCACCGCCGTCGCCGACCTCGGCAAGCGCCACATCCTCGAGCAGGAGGGGCTCAACGCCTGGGGGATCTGGAACTTCACCGACTGGGACGCCCTCGCCCCGCTGATCCGCAAGACCTTCGACTACGGCAAGCAGCGCTGCACCGCCTATCCGCGCTTCGTCGTCCAGCGCTCGTCCTTCGACGCCTTCCTCTCCGTCTACCTCCCGGCGGCACGCTCCATCCGCGTAGGCCACCCCCTGGTGGTGGAGAACCCCTCCGACCACCTCCCCGACCTGGACTTCGGCCCCCTGATCAACGCGGCCAAGGCCAAGGAACTCGCCGACCAGGTGTCCGAGGCCATCGACCGCGGCGCTGTCCCCCTCCACCGCGGCGACCTCGCCGACGGCCACTTCCTCCCCGGCCAGGACCTCTCCGCCTACATGGCCCCCGTCACCCTCCTCAACCCGCCCTCGACCTCCCCGCTCCACCACGCCGAGCCCTTCGGCCCGGTCGACACCCTCGTCCTGGTCGACACCGAGGCCGAACTGCTCGCCGCCATGAACGCCAGCAACGGCGCCCTCGTCGCCACCCTCTCCTGCGACGACCCCGCCACCTACGACCGCCTGGCCCCCCAGATCCGCGCCTTCAAGACCGGCCACGGCAAGCCCCGCTCCCGCGGCGACCGCGACGAGCTCTTCGGCGGCTTCGGCGCCTCCTGGCGCGGCGCCTTCGTCGGCGGCGACCTCCTGGTCCGCGCCGTCACCGAGGGCCCGGCCCCCGAGCGCCTCCCCGGCAACTTCCCCGACTACCACCTGATGCCCGACTGA
- a CDS encoding CARDB domain-containing protein — translation MNGHAYRPDEDFLTPPLSLTVSPTSPEAGSAVTLTATVTNTAPIALRDTVLYLAVDGTGRPSRLGSLAPGATATRSWRTRLADDAEGLVSFTAHALFDVHHDGSDCARATSSVRLPNRSLAGAFDNAGIASDDALTVADIDGSRSSLSAQALASVGLTPGAAVTYDGTTFTWPDTRPGNKDNVVASGQTVLLSGSGSRLAFLATSTWGEGKGEGAVLYADGTRQAFSVAVPDWYGANSSASVVVPYRHISTGRDDTPVSLYVFGVELQDKEVRAVVLPKVSDGLQSGVPALHIFAMTVV, via the coding sequence ATGAACGGCCACGCGTACCGGCCCGACGAGGACTTCCTCACCCCGCCCCTCTCACTGACCGTGTCGCCGACGAGTCCGGAAGCGGGCTCGGCGGTGACGCTGACCGCCACCGTCACCAACACCGCCCCGATCGCGCTGCGTGACACGGTGCTCTACCTCGCCGTGGACGGCACCGGGCGGCCGTCCCGTCTGGGCAGCCTGGCGCCCGGTGCCACGGCCACCCGCAGCTGGCGTACCCGGCTCGCCGACGACGCCGAGGGCCTCGTCTCGTTCACCGCCCACGCGCTCTTCGACGTCCACCACGACGGCTCCGACTGCGCCCGCGCCACCTCGTCGGTGCGGCTGCCGAACCGGTCGCTCGCCGGTGCCTTCGACAATGCGGGCATCGCCTCCGACGACGCCCTCACGGTCGCCGACATCGACGGGTCGCGGTCCAGCCTGTCCGCGCAGGCGCTGGCCTCGGTCGGGCTGACGCCGGGGGCGGCGGTGACGTACGACGGGACGACCTTCACCTGGCCGGACACCCGGCCGGGGAACAAGGACAACGTCGTCGCCTCCGGGCAGACCGTGCTGCTGTCCGGCTCGGGCTCCCGGCTGGCCTTCCTGGCCACCAGCACCTGGGGCGAGGGCAAGGGCGAGGGAGCCGTCCTCTACGCCGACGGCACGCGGCAGGCGTTCTCCGTCGCCGTCCCGGACTGGTACGGGGCGAACAGCTCCGCCTCAGTGGTGGTGCCGTACCGCCACATCTCCACCGGCCGGGACGACACCCCGGTCAGCCTCTACGTGTTCGGCGTCGAGCTACAGGACAAGGAAGTGCGCGCCGTCGTGCTGCCGAAGGTCAGCGACGGCCTGCAGTCGGGCGTCCCCGCCCTGCACATCTTCGCGATGACGGTCGTCTGA
- the sucC gene encoding ADP-forming succinate--CoA ligase subunit beta: MDLYEHQARELLHGNGVLVPRAEVVDTAEAARASAERLGGRVVIKAQVKTGGRGKAGGVRLADDPVAAELTARRILGMDIKGHTVHRVMVAEPVEVAREMYLGFTLDRAAGRFLAIASAEGGMEIEEVAARRPEAVARIAVDPAEGVTEAKAAEIAVAGGLPRETTGTIRRLWTVLTAHDALLVEVNPLVVTRDGAIVALDGKVTLDDNARFRQPSWDAADDRARDPLEARAAAAGLGYVKLDGRVGVIGNGAGLVMSTLDVVAGCGARPADFLDIGGGASAQVMADGLSLVLDDPDVRSVLVNVFGGITACDAVADGIVRALDTVPLTKPLVVRLDGNNAARGRAIIGQLAHPLVHQADTMDGAAARAAELAGTAATAGTSATGGTSAFAATGISDTSDISAASGTSAA, translated from the coding sequence ATGGACCTGTACGAACATCAGGCACGAGAACTCCTCCACGGCAACGGTGTCCTGGTGCCGAGGGCGGAGGTCGTGGACACGGCCGAGGCCGCCCGCGCGTCCGCCGAACGGCTCGGCGGACGCGTCGTCATCAAGGCCCAGGTGAAGACCGGTGGCCGGGGCAAGGCGGGCGGGGTGAGGCTCGCCGACGACCCGGTCGCGGCCGAGCTGACCGCACGCCGGATCCTCGGCATGGACATCAAGGGCCACACCGTCCACCGGGTGATGGTCGCCGAACCCGTCGAGGTGGCGCGGGAGATGTACCTCGGCTTCACCCTGGACCGGGCCGCGGGCCGCTTCCTGGCCATCGCCTCCGCCGAGGGCGGTATGGAGATCGAGGAGGTCGCGGCGCGCCGCCCCGAGGCGGTGGCCCGGATCGCCGTCGACCCGGCCGAGGGGGTGACCGAGGCGAAGGCCGCCGAGATCGCCGTCGCCGGGGGACTGCCGCGCGAGACGACCGGGACCATCCGCCGGCTGTGGACCGTCCTGACCGCGCACGACGCCCTGCTGGTCGAGGTCAACCCGCTGGTGGTGACCCGCGACGGGGCGATCGTGGCCCTGGACGGAAAGGTCACCCTGGACGACAACGCCCGCTTCCGGCAGCCGTCATGGGACGCCGCCGACGACCGCGCCCGGGACCCGCTGGAGGCCCGGGCCGCGGCCGCCGGGCTCGGCTACGTCAAGCTGGACGGCCGGGTGGGCGTCATCGGCAACGGCGCGGGCCTGGTGATGTCCACCCTGGACGTCGTCGCGGGCTGCGGCGCCCGCCCCGCCGACTTCCTCGACATCGGCGGCGGCGCCTCCGCCCAGGTGATGGCCGACGGTCTCTCCCTCGTCCTCGACGACCCGGATGTGCGCTCCGTCCTGGTCAATGTCTTCGGCGGCATCACCGCCTGCGACGCGGTGGCCGACGGCATCGTGCGGGCCCTGGACACCGTGCCCCTCACCAAACCGCTCGTGGTCCGGCTCGACGGCAACAACGCCGCACGTGGCCGGGCCATCATTGGCCAATTGGCTCATCCACTCGTCCACCAGGCCGACACCATGGACGGCGCCGCCGCGCGCGCCGCCGAACTCGCCGGGACCGCTGCGACCGCCGGGACCTCTGCGACCGGCGGGACCTCTGCGTTTGCCGCGACCGGCATATCCGACACATCCGACATATCCGCCGCGTCCGGCACGTCCGCCGCATAA
- a CDS encoding alpha-L-fucosidase, which yields MAVSRRDLLTTATALGGAVLLGPPGIAHALGGGARPDYEPTKASLDTHPVPRWYKDAKFGIFIHWGVYSVPGGTGRHNAGEWYLWYQSFKDTAEWKYHRDTYGQDFVYDDFIPRFKAENFDPDSWIRLFERAGAQYFALTSKHHDGFALFPSKVTDRHSVKYGPRRDLVGELMTAARKRGTVRPGLYYSLGEFFNPAIGRPMKNFYTDEEIPMVGYKPVQDYVGDYELKQLYEVIDRYDPELLWADGQWFRPTGEPPWRSEEPMAYYYNKAKNRARPKGVVINDRFDTHFDFATYEQRTNPTMDPQKWECCITMGYSWGYNKHELDEDYKTSEFLIHLLADVVSKNGNLLLNIGPKPDGTIPAIMRERLRDIGAWLDVNGPAIYGSTPWVRAEEEGSPLGIRYTVTPGRFNIIALGAPSGTLSVPADIPISSTSRIWLLGHQGPLRWTREDGKIHITVPSALPSDTANTFTVDWDRG from the coding sequence ATGGCAGTCAGCCGCAGAGACCTCCTGACCACCGCGACCGCCCTCGGCGGGGCCGTGCTGCTCGGCCCGCCGGGGATCGCTCACGCCCTCGGCGGCGGGGCGCGCCCCGACTATGAGCCCACCAAGGCGTCGCTGGACACCCACCCGGTGCCGCGCTGGTACAAGGACGCCAAGTTCGGCATCTTCATCCATTGGGGCGTCTACTCGGTGCCCGGGGGCACCGGACGGCACAACGCGGGCGAATGGTACCTGTGGTACCAGAGTTTCAAGGACACCGCCGAGTGGAAGTACCACCGGGACACCTACGGCCAGGACTTCGTCTACGACGACTTCATCCCGCGGTTCAAGGCCGAAAACTTCGACCCGGACTCCTGGATCAGGCTCTTCGAGCGGGCGGGCGCCCAGTACTTCGCGCTGACCAGCAAGCACCACGACGGCTTCGCCCTCTTCCCCAGTAAGGTCACCGACCGGCACTCGGTGAAGTACGGCCCCAGGCGCGACCTGGTCGGTGAGCTGATGACCGCCGCCCGCAAACGCGGCACCGTACGGCCGGGCCTCTACTACTCGCTGGGCGAGTTCTTCAACCCGGCCATCGGCCGGCCGATGAAGAACTTCTACACCGACGAGGAAATCCCGATGGTCGGCTACAAGCCGGTCCAGGACTACGTCGGCGACTACGAGCTGAAGCAGCTCTACGAGGTCATCGACCGGTACGACCCCGAGCTGCTGTGGGCGGACGGCCAGTGGTTCCGGCCCACCGGGGAGCCGCCGTGGCGCAGCGAAGAGCCCATGGCCTACTACTACAACAAGGCGAAGAACCGGGCGCGGCCCAAGGGTGTCGTGATCAACGACCGGTTCGACACCCACTTCGACTTCGCCACGTACGAGCAGCGCACCAACCCCACGATGGACCCGCAGAAGTGGGAGTGCTGCATCACCATGGGCTACTCCTGGGGCTACAACAAGCACGAACTGGACGAGGACTACAAGACCTCCGAGTTCCTGATCCACCTGCTCGCCGACGTGGTCAGCAAGAACGGCAACCTGCTGCTGAACATCGGCCCCAAGCCCGACGGCACCATCCCCGCCATCATGCGGGAGCGGCTGCGCGACATCGGCGCCTGGCTGGACGTCAACGGCCCGGCGATCTACGGCTCGACGCCGTGGGTGCGGGCGGAGGAGGAGGGCAGCCCACTCGGCATCCGCTACACGGTCACCCCCGGCAGGTTCAACATCATCGCGCTGGGTGCCCCCAGCGGAACCCTGTCGGTGCCCGCCGACATCCCGATCAGCTCCACTTCCAGGATCTGGCTGCTCGGCCACCAGGGCCCGCTGCGGTGGACCCGCGAGGACGGCAAGATCCACATCACGGTCCCCTCCGCTCTCCCCAGCGACACCGCGAATACCTTCACCGTCGACTGGGACCGGGGATGA
- a CDS encoding DUF2399 domain-containing protein: MVGNPAVLQAAEAELGPACLPLICTEGIPSAACHCLAAAAREAGCALRRRADFYWTGLRNSSDALRRQSARPWRMTARAYQEALAEGDTVPLKGSTAPSPWEPALADFADAATANRDGTSRDPNH, from the coding sequence GTGGTCGGTAACCCGGCCGTGCTACAGGCCGCGGAGGCCGAACTCGGTCCCGCCTGCCTGCCCTTGATCTGCACCGAAGGCATTCCGTCCGCCGCCTGCCACTGCCTCGCGGCCGCCGCGCGCGAGGCGGGCTGTGCCCTGCGCCGGCGCGCGGACTTCTACTGGACCGGCCTGCGCAACAGCTCCGACGCCCTCCGCCGCCAATCCGCGCGCCCGTGGCGTATGACCGCCCGCGCATACCAAGAGGCACTCGCCGAGGGCGACACGGTCCCCCTCAAGGGCAGCACCGCACCCTCCCCGTGGGAGCCCGCGCTCGCCGACTTCGCGGACGCGGCGACTGCGAACCGCGATGGGACCTCCAGGGACCCCAACCACTGA
- a CDS encoding alpha-N-acetylglucosaminidase — MDNNEGVSRRQVLTGAAAVSGALLLAKPQAARATAANGSARPFDTAPAAAALRRLVPAHHQQVTLRAMAAGGGDHFKVTGRAGSITVEGTSPAVLLTGFHRYLVEAAKADISWNGEQLNLPRLLPAPGAEITGAANVAHRFAYNDTNEGYTGAYRGWKAWEREIDVLALHGINEVLVYIGADAVYYDTFRGFGYSDAELRAWIPAPSHQPWWLLQNMSGFGGPVSKHLIDQRAALAKKIIARVRELGMTPVLPGYYGTVPDDFLAKNPGASLVSQGTWGAFKRPDWLDPRTDLFAEVAAAFYRHQRERYGDSSMYKMDLLHEGGNPGDVPVGEAAKAVEAALQKAHPGAVWAILGWQTNPSREILGAVDKSTMLVVDGLSDRYTTVTDRESDWDGTPYAFGSIWNFGGHTPIGANAPDWVDQYPKWRDKSGSALAGIAMMPEGADNNPAAMALFTDLAWTPGTIDLDDWFASYATSRYGGEDPHAVAAWKAIRATAYNMSRADSWSEAPDGLFGARPSLDANRAAAWGPEADRYDTTAFDTALTELLQVAPGLRHSSAYAYDLADVARQVLSNRSRVLLPQIKAAYEAGDRGHFDRLTKTWLSWMKLMDKVLATSGRHLLGRWLADARSWGTTTAEKDRLEYDARSIITTWGGRASSDEGLHDYANREWSGLLSGLYHLRWKTYFDELSAALAAGRQPAAIDWFALEDRWAHRHDSYPVRTSGDIHKLARKVRDTLAADAHQVALTASADRAAVAEGRPVTVTVSFTNRNGFGTATDVSLSADAPEGMTAEPAGPTTAASIAPGETFSASFRVTLTAPAGALVSRVPVGASYRTGGSRGSASAAVRLMAGTGVQAPYRTASFNDAVFGQSGDGLAIEGGGADLWGGTNEFATIHRVAAFGSASVATVQVTSQDNTGGWARAGLMVRNDLSANGDGSAGYVNLAVTPSNGCALSWDADGNGTFDSIELSGPFTAPVHLRLTRSGNAYTGECSADGVSWTTVGTATPGAAADAQDIGVFMTAANGWTDTRGIAAFQGFSVT, encoded by the coding sequence ATGGACAACAACGAAGGCGTCAGTCGCAGACAGGTGCTGACCGGAGCGGCCGCCGTGAGCGGCGCGCTGCTGCTGGCGAAGCCGCAGGCCGCCCGAGCGACCGCAGCGAACGGGAGCGCCCGGCCGTTCGACACGGCACCGGCCGCCGCCGCGCTGCGGCGGCTGGTACCCGCCCACCACCAGCAGGTCACGCTGCGCGCGATGGCGGCCGGCGGCGGCGACCACTTCAAGGTCACCGGCCGGGCCGGGAGCATCACGGTGGAGGGCACCAGCCCCGCCGTACTGCTCACCGGGTTCCACCGGTACCTCGTCGAGGCCGCGAAGGCCGACATCTCCTGGAACGGCGAGCAGCTGAACCTCCCGCGGCTGCTGCCCGCGCCCGGCGCGGAGATCACGGGAGCGGCGAATGTCGCCCACCGGTTCGCGTACAACGACACCAACGAGGGCTACACCGGCGCCTACCGGGGCTGGAAGGCCTGGGAGCGCGAGATCGACGTGCTCGCGCTGCACGGCATCAACGAGGTGCTCGTGTACATCGGTGCCGACGCCGTCTACTACGACACCTTCCGGGGCTTCGGCTACTCGGACGCCGAGCTGCGGGCCTGGATCCCCGCGCCTTCCCACCAGCCCTGGTGGTTGCTGCAGAACATGTCGGGGTTCGGCGGTCCGGTGTCCAAGCACCTCATCGACCAGCGGGCCGCCCTCGCCAAGAAGATCATCGCCCGGGTGCGGGAACTCGGCATGACCCCCGTGCTGCCGGGCTACTACGGCACCGTGCCGGACGACTTCCTGGCCAAGAACCCCGGCGCGTCGCTGGTCTCCCAGGGCACCTGGGGCGCCTTCAAGCGCCCCGACTGGCTCGATCCGCGTACGGACCTCTTCGCCGAGGTCGCCGCCGCCTTCTATCGGCACCAACGGGAACGCTACGGCGACAGCTCGATGTACAAGATGGACCTGCTGCACGAGGGGGGCAACCCCGGTGACGTGCCGGTCGGAGAGGCGGCCAAGGCCGTCGAGGCAGCTCTCCAGAAGGCACACCCCGGGGCGGTCTGGGCGATCCTGGGTTGGCAGACCAACCCCAGCCGGGAGATCCTCGGCGCGGTCGACAAGAGCACGATGCTCGTCGTCGACGGCCTGTCCGACCGCTACACCACCGTCACCGACCGGGAGAGCGACTGGGACGGCACCCCGTACGCCTTCGGCTCCATCTGGAACTTCGGCGGTCACACCCCGATCGGCGCCAACGCTCCCGACTGGGTGGACCAGTACCCGAAGTGGCGGGACAAGTCGGGCAGCGCGCTCGCCGGGATCGCGATGATGCCGGAGGGCGCCGACAACAATCCCGCCGCGATGGCCCTGTTCACCGACCTGGCCTGGACGCCCGGTACCATCGACCTCGACGATTGGTTCGCCTCCTACGCGACCTCCCGGTACGGCGGCGAGGACCCGCACGCCGTCGCCGCCTGGAAGGCGATCCGTGCCACCGCGTACAACATGTCCCGCGCGGACTCCTGGAGCGAGGCGCCCGACGGACTGTTCGGCGCCCGGCCGAGCCTGGACGCCAACAGAGCCGCCGCGTGGGGCCCGGAGGCCGACCGCTACGACACCACCGCCTTCGACACGGCTCTCACCGAACTGCTCCAGGTGGCGCCGGGGCTGCGCCACAGCTCGGCCTACGCCTACGATCTGGCCGACGTGGCGCGCCAGGTGCTGTCCAACCGCAGCCGGGTGCTGCTGCCCCAGATCAAGGCGGCGTACGAGGCCGGGGACCGCGGCCACTTCGACCGGCTCACCAAGACCTGGCTCAGCTGGATGAAGCTGATGGACAAGGTGCTGGCCACCAGCGGCCGGCACCTGCTCGGACGGTGGCTGGCCGACGCCCGTTCCTGGGGCACCACCACGGCGGAGAAGGACCGGCTGGAGTACGACGCACGGTCGATCATCACCACCTGGGGCGGCCGGGCGAGCAGCGACGAGGGCCTGCACGACTACGCCAACCGGGAGTGGTCCGGACTGCTCAGCGGCCTCTACCACCTCCGCTGGAAGACGTACTTCGACGAGTTGTCGGCGGCACTCGCGGCCGGCCGGCAGCCGGCCGCGATCGACTGGTTCGCGCTGGAGGACCGCTGGGCGCACCGGCACGACAGCTACCCGGTGCGGACGTCGGGCGACATCCACAAGCTGGCCCGGAAGGTGCGGGACACCCTGGCAGCGGACGCCCACCAGGTGGCGCTGACCGCGTCCGCCGACCGGGCAGCGGTGGCCGAAGGACGCCCGGTCACGGTCACCGTGTCGTTCACCAACCGCAATGGATTCGGCACCGCGACGGATGTGAGCCTGTCGGCCGACGCACCGGAGGGGATGACCGCCGAGCCGGCCGGCCCGACCACCGCGGCGTCCATCGCCCCGGGCGAGACATTCTCGGCGAGCTTCCGGGTCACCCTCACCGCGCCCGCCGGCGCGCTGGTCTCCCGGGTGCCGGTGGGCGCGTCCTACCGGACCGGCGGCTCGCGGGGCTCGGCCTCGGCGGCGGTCCGCCTGATGGCGGGCACCGGAGTACAGGCGCCCTACCGAACGGCTTCCTTCAACGACGCCGTCTTCGGCCAGTCGGGAGACGGGCTCGCCATCGAGGGCGGGGGCGCCGATCTGTGGGGTGGCACCAATGAGTTCGCCACGATCCACCGGGTCGCCGCCTTCGGCTCCGCCTCGGTCGCCACGGTCCAGGTCACCTCGCAGGACAACACCGGCGGCTGGGCCCGCGCCGGGCTGATGGTCCGTAACGACCTCTCCGCGAACGGCGATGGCTCGGCCGGGTACGTCAATCTGGCGGTGACACCGTCCAACGGATGCGCACTGTCCTGGGACGCCGACGGCAACGGAACATTCGACTCGATCGAACTGTCCGGGCCCTTCACCGCTCCGGTGCATCTGCGGCTGACGCGCTCCGGCAACGCCTATACCGGCGAGTGCAGCGCTGACGGCGTCTCATGGACCACGGTCGGCACGGCCACCCCGGGCGCCGCCGCCGACGCCCAGGACATCGGGGTGTTCATGACGGCTGCCAACGGCTGGACCGACACCCGCGGGATCGCCGCCTTCCAGGGCTTCTCCGTCACCTGA